From Primulina huaijiensis isolate GDHJ02 chromosome 15, ASM1229523v2, whole genome shotgun sequence, one genomic window encodes:
- the LOC140958938 gene encoding protein MEI2-like 2 isoform X1: protein MEQSSKNSVADLFSGSSYQFNTSRWKENNSCGLPIVTDAYNLSSDASLFSTSLPILQHEKFNFTELGQIVRSSDGGLHNLNKLCLEEVRDSLEDVELSKLGIFLPGDEDGLYAGPEDDFDLNGLPTRVEDLDDDLFGSGGGIEIESDNQENLANGVSRLSSSTSGISGNTNVHNGFTNAVRTFSGEHPSGEHPSRTLFVRNINSHVDDSELKFLFEQYGDIREIYTACKQRGFVMISYYDIRDAHKAMSSLQNRLLRGRNLDIHFSIPKNNPSEKDLNHGTLVVFNLDASVSKDKLLKIFGAYGEVKEIRETPHKQNHKFIEFHDVRAAEAALKALNRCEIAGKRIKLEPSRPGGARQSLIQRLSRVQDQVEGRASRHQVGSPILISSPGAWPYFGSPVEHNPLYSCDQSSNFRSLSPVGSNQSSGSASLLLSRVSNPVKIAPIGKDTGRIGHLDQDHSSYPSTKFSISPGPTSPFSDSLPSSDGTLSGSEFLWGSPTVQSELINSSARSPSSKGHPLPSSGHGTSFLYTSQHGSFLGSHLHVGSAPSGFKLERHFGFPPESPGTSSLNQGVFGATDFRCNNRCLVRNITGPVNLGGTSTGYFTQSASPSSRMPWTSRNGSAYFRDSSFGCKGATSNDEITNCFRIGRIVSDVQLEIRKQYQLDLEKIVKGEDNRTTLMIKNIPNKYTSKMLIAAIDEMQEVIYDFIYLPIDFKNKCNVGYAFINMVSPSHIITFYKAFNGKKWEKFNSEKVASLAYARIQGLAALISNFQNSTLMNEDRRCRPIIFKSECQGTGDVEHFPPGNLNILIRQPDGSYTGDFLDSPKGDPDSQ from the exons ATGGAGcaatcatcaaaaaattcagTTGCTG ATCTTTTTTCAGGTTCATCTTATCAATTTAATACCAGTCGATGGAAAGAAAACAACTCATGCGGACTTCCTATCGTAACTGATGCATATAATTTGTCTAGTGATGCTAGCTTATTTTCTACCTCGTTACCTATCCTTCAACATGAAAAAT TTAATTTTACCGAGCTGGGACAAATTGTTAGATCAAGTGATGGCGGTCTCCATAACCTAAATAAACTTTGTCTGGAAGAAGTTAGGGATTCATTAGAAGATGTTGAATTGAGTAAACTTGGAATCTTTCTTCCTGGCGATGAAGACGGGCTTTATGCTGGCCCTGAGGATGATTTTGATCTAAATGGGTTGCCAACTCGAGTCGAGGACTTGGATGATGATTTGTTTGGAAGTGGAGGGGGAATCGAAATAGAATCTGATAATCAAGAGAATCTTGCAAATGGTGTGTCGAGGTTAAGTTCTTCTACTAGTGGTATCAGTGGAAACACCAATGTTCATAATGGTTTCACAAATGCTGTCAGAACCTTTTCTGGTGAGCACCCATCTGGAGAGCATCCTTCAAGGACTTTGTTTGTTAGGAACATCAACAGCCATGTTGATGATTCTGAACTTAAGTTCCTCTTCGAG CAATATGGAGATATCAGAGAAATTTATACTGCATGTAAGCAAAGGGGGTTTGTTATGATATCTTATTATGATATCAGGGATGCTCATAAAGCAATGAGCTCATTACAAAACAGGCTACTAAGAGGAAGAAATCTTGATATTCATTTCTCGATTCCAAAG AATAACCCCTCAGAGAAAGACTTAAATCACGGAACTCTTGTAGTGTTCAATTTGGATGCATCCGTATCCAAGGACAAACTTCTCAAAATATTTGGAGCTTATGGGGAAGTTAAAGAG ATAAGAGAGACCCCTCACAAACAAAACCACAAGTTCATTGAGTTTCATGATGTTAGAGCTGCCGAGGCTGCTCTCAAGGCTTTAAATCGGTGTGAAATAGCAGGGAAGCGTATAAAGCTTGAACCTAGCCGACCCGGTGGAGCTCGACAGAG TTTAATTCAGCGACTGAGCCGAGTGCAGGATCAGGTTGAAGGCCGAGCTTCTCGGCATCAAGTTGGTTCACCCATACTCATCTCTTCCCCAG GCGCTTGGCCATATTTTGGCAGTCCAGTTGAGCACAATCCATTGTACAGTTGTGATCAATCATCAAACTTCAGAAGCCTGAGCCCCGTTGGAAGCAATCAATCATCTGGTTCAGCCTCTCTACTTCTTTCTCGGGTTTCAAATCCCGTGAAGATTGCACCTATCGGTAAGGATACTGGAAGAATAGGTCATCTGGACCAGGATCATTCTTCTTATCCCAGTACAAAGTTCAGTATAAGTCCTGGACCAACCTCACCATTTAGTGATTCCCTGCCGTCTAGTGATGGAACACTTTCAGGTTCTGAGTTTCTTTGGGGAAGTCCCACTGTTCAATCAGAGCTTATTAATTCTTCAGCCAGGTCACCATCCTCGAAGGGACATCCACTTCCATCGAGTGGTCATGGAACTAGTTTTCTTTATACTAGTCAGCACGGCTCATTTCTTGGCTCACATCTTCATGTGGGCTCTGCTCCATCTGGTTTTAAATTAGAAAGGCACTTCGGTTTTCCCCCCGAGTCTCCAGGAACATCTTCCCTCAACCAGGGAGTTTTTGGAGCCACAGATTTTAGATGTAACAACAGGTGTCTTGTACGGAATATAACTGGCCCAGTGAACCTAGGAGGTACTTCTACCGGTTATTTCACCCAAAGTGCTTCTCCTAGTTCAAGAATGCCGTGGACATCTAGAAATGGCTCGGCATATTTCAGAGACAGTTCTTTTGGATGCAAGGGAGCTACCAGCAATGATGAAATAACCAACTGTTTTCGAATTGGAAGGATTGTGAGTGACGTCCAGCTGGAGATTAGGAAACAATATCAATTAGACTTGGAGAAGATTGTCAAAGGGGAAGATAATAGGACTACTTTGATGATTAAAAACATCCCAAACAA GTACACTTCGAAGATGTTAATTGCTGCCATTGATGAGATGCAGGAGGTTATCTATGATTTTATCTATTTGCCAATAGATTTTAAG AATAAGTGTAATGTTGGGTACGCTTTCATCAACATGGTATCTCCTTCGCATATCATCACCTTTTATAAG GCATTTAACGGAAAGAAATGGGAGAAATTTAACAGTGAGAAGGTTGCTTCCTTAGCATACGCAAGAATACAGGGACTGGCAGCTCTCATCTCGAACTTCCAGAATTCAACTTTAATGAACGAAGACAGGCGTTGCCGACCAATTATTTTCAAATCAGAATGCCAAGGGACTGGTGATGTG GAACATTTTCCACCTGGAAATCTGAATATTCTCATACGTCAGCCAGATGGATCTTACACAGGAGATTTTCTTGACAGCCCAAAGGGCGATCCAGACTCTCAGTAA
- the LOC140958938 gene encoding protein MEI2-like 2 isoform X2: MEQSSKNSVAGSSYQFNTSRWKENNSCGLPIVTDAYNLSSDASLFSTSLPILQHEKFNFTELGQIVRSSDGGLHNLNKLCLEEVRDSLEDVELSKLGIFLPGDEDGLYAGPEDDFDLNGLPTRVEDLDDDLFGSGGGIEIESDNQENLANGVSRLSSSTSGISGNTNVHNGFTNAVRTFSGEHPSGEHPSRTLFVRNINSHVDDSELKFLFEQYGDIREIYTACKQRGFVMISYYDIRDAHKAMSSLQNRLLRGRNLDIHFSIPKNNPSEKDLNHGTLVVFNLDASVSKDKLLKIFGAYGEVKEIRETPHKQNHKFIEFHDVRAAEAALKALNRCEIAGKRIKLEPSRPGGARQSLIQRLSRVQDQVEGRASRHQVGSPILISSPGAWPYFGSPVEHNPLYSCDQSSNFRSLSPVGSNQSSGSASLLLSRVSNPVKIAPIGKDTGRIGHLDQDHSSYPSTKFSISPGPTSPFSDSLPSSDGTLSGSEFLWGSPTVQSELINSSARSPSSKGHPLPSSGHGTSFLYTSQHGSFLGSHLHVGSAPSGFKLERHFGFPPESPGTSSLNQGVFGATDFRCNNRCLVRNITGPVNLGGTSTGYFTQSASPSSRMPWTSRNGSAYFRDSSFGCKGATSNDEITNCFRIGRIVSDVQLEIRKQYQLDLEKIVKGEDNRTTLMIKNIPNKYTSKMLIAAIDEMQEVIYDFIYLPIDFKNKCNVGYAFINMVSPSHIITFYKAFNGKKWEKFNSEKVASLAYARIQGLAALISNFQNSTLMNEDRRCRPIIFKSECQGTGDVEHFPPGNLNILIRQPDGSYTGDFLDSPKGDPDSQ, encoded by the exons ATGGAGcaatcatcaaaaaattcagTTGCTG GTTCATCTTATCAATTTAATACCAGTCGATGGAAAGAAAACAACTCATGCGGACTTCCTATCGTAACTGATGCATATAATTTGTCTAGTGATGCTAGCTTATTTTCTACCTCGTTACCTATCCTTCAACATGAAAAAT TTAATTTTACCGAGCTGGGACAAATTGTTAGATCAAGTGATGGCGGTCTCCATAACCTAAATAAACTTTGTCTGGAAGAAGTTAGGGATTCATTAGAAGATGTTGAATTGAGTAAACTTGGAATCTTTCTTCCTGGCGATGAAGACGGGCTTTATGCTGGCCCTGAGGATGATTTTGATCTAAATGGGTTGCCAACTCGAGTCGAGGACTTGGATGATGATTTGTTTGGAAGTGGAGGGGGAATCGAAATAGAATCTGATAATCAAGAGAATCTTGCAAATGGTGTGTCGAGGTTAAGTTCTTCTACTAGTGGTATCAGTGGAAACACCAATGTTCATAATGGTTTCACAAATGCTGTCAGAACCTTTTCTGGTGAGCACCCATCTGGAGAGCATCCTTCAAGGACTTTGTTTGTTAGGAACATCAACAGCCATGTTGATGATTCTGAACTTAAGTTCCTCTTCGAG CAATATGGAGATATCAGAGAAATTTATACTGCATGTAAGCAAAGGGGGTTTGTTATGATATCTTATTATGATATCAGGGATGCTCATAAAGCAATGAGCTCATTACAAAACAGGCTACTAAGAGGAAGAAATCTTGATATTCATTTCTCGATTCCAAAG AATAACCCCTCAGAGAAAGACTTAAATCACGGAACTCTTGTAGTGTTCAATTTGGATGCATCCGTATCCAAGGACAAACTTCTCAAAATATTTGGAGCTTATGGGGAAGTTAAAGAG ATAAGAGAGACCCCTCACAAACAAAACCACAAGTTCATTGAGTTTCATGATGTTAGAGCTGCCGAGGCTGCTCTCAAGGCTTTAAATCGGTGTGAAATAGCAGGGAAGCGTATAAAGCTTGAACCTAGCCGACCCGGTGGAGCTCGACAGAG TTTAATTCAGCGACTGAGCCGAGTGCAGGATCAGGTTGAAGGCCGAGCTTCTCGGCATCAAGTTGGTTCACCCATACTCATCTCTTCCCCAG GCGCTTGGCCATATTTTGGCAGTCCAGTTGAGCACAATCCATTGTACAGTTGTGATCAATCATCAAACTTCAGAAGCCTGAGCCCCGTTGGAAGCAATCAATCATCTGGTTCAGCCTCTCTACTTCTTTCTCGGGTTTCAAATCCCGTGAAGATTGCACCTATCGGTAAGGATACTGGAAGAATAGGTCATCTGGACCAGGATCATTCTTCTTATCCCAGTACAAAGTTCAGTATAAGTCCTGGACCAACCTCACCATTTAGTGATTCCCTGCCGTCTAGTGATGGAACACTTTCAGGTTCTGAGTTTCTTTGGGGAAGTCCCACTGTTCAATCAGAGCTTATTAATTCTTCAGCCAGGTCACCATCCTCGAAGGGACATCCACTTCCATCGAGTGGTCATGGAACTAGTTTTCTTTATACTAGTCAGCACGGCTCATTTCTTGGCTCACATCTTCATGTGGGCTCTGCTCCATCTGGTTTTAAATTAGAAAGGCACTTCGGTTTTCCCCCCGAGTCTCCAGGAACATCTTCCCTCAACCAGGGAGTTTTTGGAGCCACAGATTTTAGATGTAACAACAGGTGTCTTGTACGGAATATAACTGGCCCAGTGAACCTAGGAGGTACTTCTACCGGTTATTTCACCCAAAGTGCTTCTCCTAGTTCAAGAATGCCGTGGACATCTAGAAATGGCTCGGCATATTTCAGAGACAGTTCTTTTGGATGCAAGGGAGCTACCAGCAATGATGAAATAACCAACTGTTTTCGAATTGGAAGGATTGTGAGTGACGTCCAGCTGGAGATTAGGAAACAATATCAATTAGACTTGGAGAAGATTGTCAAAGGGGAAGATAATAGGACTACTTTGATGATTAAAAACATCCCAAACAA GTACACTTCGAAGATGTTAATTGCTGCCATTGATGAGATGCAGGAGGTTATCTATGATTTTATCTATTTGCCAATAGATTTTAAG AATAAGTGTAATGTTGGGTACGCTTTCATCAACATGGTATCTCCTTCGCATATCATCACCTTTTATAAG GCATTTAACGGAAAGAAATGGGAGAAATTTAACAGTGAGAAGGTTGCTTCCTTAGCATACGCAAGAATACAGGGACTGGCAGCTCTCATCTCGAACTTCCAGAATTCAACTTTAATGAACGAAGACAGGCGTTGCCGACCAATTATTTTCAAATCAGAATGCCAAGGGACTGGTGATGTG GAACATTTTCCACCTGGAAATCTGAATATTCTCATACGTCAGCCAGATGGATCTTACACAGGAGATTTTCTTGACAGCCCAAAGGGCGATCCAGACTCTCAGTAA